In the Cydia fagiglandana chromosome 5, ilCydFagi1.1, whole genome shotgun sequence genome, one interval contains:
- the LOC134664649 gene encoding membrane alanyl aminopeptidase-like: protein MEYAIESLGYEEAATDSTTRILNRMQLLNYACNLGHEGCIADSLEKWNAFKANPTSSLVPVNARRYVYCVGLRHGDATDYNFLFDQYETSENAADMIVILRALGCTKDENRLQHYLQQSLTNDKIRYHDRTNAFAYALAGNRENYQTVVTFLQNNLADIRVLYGGVARLNVAINALVTYLTDFEDITSFQAWAYENQLALEDSFQTAKNVVATAVTNIQWGNSVVRDIYSFLRGRNAAGAITAPTFVALLLAAIMAHFIR, encoded by the exons ATGGAGTATGCCATCGAGTCCCTGGGCTACGAAGAAGCGGCCACCGACTCCACCACTAGAATCCTGAACCGCATGCAGCTCCTGAACTACGCTTGCAACCTTGGCCATGAGGGCTGCATTGCTGACAGCTTGGAGAAGTGGAACGCTTTCAAGGCTAACCCCAcaagcagttt AGTCCCCGTGAACGCTCGCCGCTACGTCTACTGCGTCGGACTGAGGCACGGTGACGCTACCGACTACAACTTCCTCTTCGACCAATACGAGACCTCTGAGAACGCCGCCGACATGATCGTCATCCTCAGAGCTCTTGGCTGCACCAAGGATGAGAACCGGCTTCAGCA CTACTTGCAGCAGTCCTTGACCAACGACAAGATCCGCTATCACGACAGGACCAACGCCTTCGCCTACGCTCTTGCAGGAAACAGGGAGAATTATCAGACCGTCGTCACATTTTTGCAGAATAACTTGGCTGACATCAGAGTGCT CTATGGTGGTGTGGCCAGATTGAATGTAGCCATAAATGCACTTGTTACTTACTTGACTGACTTTGAGGATATTACTAgc TTCCAAGCCTGGGCGTACGAAAACCAATTGGCACTTGAAGATTCCTTCCAAACCGCCAAGAATGTGGTTGCAACAGCCGTCACTAACATCCAGTGGGGCAACAGCGTCGTCAGAGATATCTACTCTTTCCTTCGAGGAAGAAATGCGGCTGGCGCCATCACTGCCCCTACCTTTGTTGCCTTGCTATTGGCAGCCATAATGGCTCACTTCATccgttaa
- the LOC134664644 gene encoding uncharacterized protein LOC134664644, with protein MAKPIRSSVRSMLFKIICNYNQVRHDENERLLEKKRILDEIIQATAGVDDENVRETIQKLASELKNVIDNNASESSYLEKVSTMTGASIRTLRTIKKEGSINQGQWNTPGKKRPRPPTVSNLDNFDVSAIRNKINEFYCVKKQVPTLRALHADLKESIGFSGCCETLRKILHENGFEFKKNKEERSILMEKFEISGWRQRFLRAIHKKREEGKNIVYLDETYVHQNYRPKKSWQGPSTSGLVEKISSGKRHIIVHAGSEQGFVPNALLVFSTKSKAADYHDDMNSSNFLKWLREMLIPNLTEPSVIVMDNASYHVTQINKPPTMHSLKADIQKWLRENNIPYEECFKKEELMCLVEENKIGPIYAAEELLKQHGHEVLKLPPYHCDLNAIELIWSLTKRKIASRNVGLPGSDTENLIRECFAMITPEDWKKSTDHVINVERKYKSKDNITDTELAPFIIEVRESDNDSDSSLSGIEFLESDFDYDS; from the exons ATGGCTAAACCGATTAGAAGCAGTGTGAGGAGCATGTTATTTAAGATAATCTGTAACTATAATCAAGTTCGACACGACGAAAATGAGAGATTACTAGAAAAGAAGCGAATATTGGACGAAATCATTCAGGCGACCG cgGGCGTAGATGACGAAAATGTTAGAGAAACTATTCAAAAGCTAGCAAGCGAACTGAAGAATGTTATTGATAATAACGCATCAGAATCAAGTTATTTAGAGAAAGTGTCTACTATGACag gtgcAAGCATTCGTACACTACGCACAATTAAAAAAGAGGGTTCTATTAACCAAGGCCAATGGAATACGCCAGGGAAAAAACGACCCCGGCCACCAACTGTGTCAAATTTAGACAATTTTGATGTGTCAGCCAtccgtaataaaattaatgagttTTATTGCGTCAAAAAGCAGGTACCTACTCTAAGAGCCTTACATGCGGATTTGAAAGAATCTATAGGATTCTCAGGATGTTGTGAAACACTGAGGAAAATACTACACGAGAACGGatttgagtttaaaaaaaataaagaagagCGCTCCATCCTCATGGAAAAGTTTGAAATATCTGGGTGGAGGCAAAGGTTTCTTAGAGCTATACATAAAAAACGGgaagaaggaaaaaatattgtgtatctTGATGAGACATATGTCCATCAAAATTACAGACCGAAGAAGTCATGGCAAGGGCCTTCAACTTCCGGTTTAGTTGAAAAAATTTCCTCGGGTAAGCGGCATATTATAGTGCATGCTGGATCAGAGCAAGGATTTGTGCCCAATGCTTTGCTTGTTTTTAGCACAAAATCCAAAGCAGCTGACTATCATGATGACATGAACAGTTCTAATTTTTTAAAGTGGCTACGAGAAATGTTAATCCCAAATTTGACTGAGCCCAGTGTAATTGTTATGGACAATGCCAGTTACCAtgtaacacaaataaataagcCTCCAACCATGCACAGCTTAAAGGCTGATATTCAAAAATGGCTAAGGGAAAATAATATCCCATATGAAGAGTGTTTCAAAAAGGAGGAATTGATGTGCCTCGTTGAGGAAAATAAAATTGGTCCCATATATGCAGCAGAGGAGTTATTGAAGCAGCATGGGCATGAGGTCCTTAAATTGCCTCCATACCATTGCGATCTAAACGCTATTGAGTTGATATGGAGCCTCACAAAGCGAAAAATAGCCAGCAGAAATGTGGGGCTACCGGGTTCAGATACGGAAAACTTGATCCGAGAATGTTTTGCAATGATTACCCCGGAAGattggaaaaaaagtacagacCATGTAATAAATGTGGAACGAAAATACAAGTCTAAGGACAACATTACAGACACTGAACTAGCTCCATTCATAATAGAAGTTCGGGAAAGTGACAATGACAGTGATAGTTCTCTGTCAGGAATTGAATTTCTTGAATCCGATTTCGATTATgattcttaa